The Mangifera indica cultivar Alphonso unplaced genomic scaffold, CATAS_Mindica_2.1 Un_0085, whole genome shotgun sequence genome includes the window AAACACTTCTCGTCTCTGATCTCACAGTCTTTCCCTCTCAATTAAGagaatcttttaatttaaatggaCGGATTCGGGTCGGGTCAGGCGTCATACGGAGGTGATCGGAGACTGGAGATTGTTAGCGGAAGAGGCTTTGGGAGTGCATTTGGAGCCAAGCAGATTTATATGACTCGGTCCCACTCACCACCGATTCCGCCGCGGGTGACACGGCCGGGTAATAGTGCGTCTGTAAAACCGTGGGGCTTTAGCGATCCTGagatgaagagaaagaagaggatTGCCAAGTATAAGGTTTACACGGTTGAAGGTAAAGTTAAGGCTTCTTTAAGAAAGGGGTTTCGTTGGATCAAGAACAAGTGCTGCCAGATCGTCCACGGGTACTAGCTTTCTTTCGGTGGAAACTTTTCTATgtttcttttcttaaatttgaaattcgattatttattttctttgtgcGCTTTGGAGTTCTTTcgatttgatttcaaattacaaa containing:
- the LOC123207531 gene encoding uncharacterized protein LOC123207531; this encodes MDGFGSGQASYGGDRRLEIVSGRGFGSAFGAKQIYMTRSHSPPIPPRVTRPGNSASVKPWGFSDPEMKRKKRIAKYKVYTVEGKVKASLRKGFRWIKNKCCQIVHGY